One stretch of Pomacea canaliculata isolate SZHN2017 linkage group LG1, ASM307304v1, whole genome shotgun sequence DNA includes these proteins:
- the LOC112569744 gene encoding uncharacterized protein LOC112569744 isoform X2: protein MDSANILCLVLLGLLGFPFSALGENCTKYMQIFENGTEVNASGCTFYTTGSCKNGANSLPNGLSNGSSVDKPRNFTTEVYVDNNYAFEGKEYIVPGIIFRWNVPLSALSRENTRGYWLELKEVQSANVICRVIDLSEYNLLLTSHFQLKLFPISKPSPISYLVQLYSLPPPSQEEMTQGLYERVIVNLPKLIEKNGTIPSDQWTTWINIERNPEGNSVTVKFGLAKDPYVFDQYKVRLYSYNDSRNDADTMVYQTLSMTVGEYTFLNVPAGMYNVSVRPDDPYFQQFGKCQCYSRDSSFGKSCTSCTTSWSSSFDVKASSSKPEPTTPPVSYAFTGLIVGAVLGGIFFVVIFVLLGCWLCNEQRKKKHKYFDSSSKKNCGPAIPLTFPETDFKPKDPPAIRLRKVFLLASDDHEYHTQAVERFADFLRVHCQVVVSFAPQCLSEIRAQNAYCWLAAKIEESDNVLIVVSKGANSLYQAFQKGLTYKREDFGPEGDLFTPGIQHICGMIARNVDVSKILTVHFEYTPSDCCLPIAALPSSMYLLPKHLSSLLQQIHKLNGRNEDLTKVNLPLRCNVTELKEGSQWIEAVQNAKAFEKQHINWFCGKFKASEEYLKSNPPYLSQESGFYSDVGSIHSRNSTGSLCQDIFVSDMSNFTKDDFIEPSVYSVYTIIPAHGYNQDEVDDRASCLSEQMKKINQRYENFLQEEQTQCLKTAETESVMHQQMHLLNAINEAAWGQGMDNVYDEADSVSVISAQSV from the exons ATGGATTCGGCAAATATTCTCTGCTTGGTGCTTCTTGGATTACTGGGATTTCCCTTCTCCGCACTAGGAGAAAACTGCACAAAGTACATGCAGATATTCGAGAATGGCACGGAG GTCAATGCTTCTGGCTGCACTTTCTATACGACAGGCa GCTGCAAAAATGGGGCAAACAGTCTTCCAAATGGTCTTAGTAATGGAAGTTCTGTAGACAAGCCCAGAAACTTCACCACAGAAGTGTATGTAGATAACAATTATGCATTTGAAGGCAAGGAATACATTGTCCCAGGAATTATCTTCAGATGGAATGTGCCTTTAAGTG CATTGAGTCGAGAGAATACCAGAGGATATTGGCTAGAACTGAAGGAAGTTCAAAGTGCAAATGTGATATGCAGAGTCATTGACTTATCTGAATACAATCTGCTTCTT ACTTCACATTTTCAGCTGAAACTTTTTCCAATAAGTAAGCCATCACCAATATCCTACCTTGTCCAGCTTTACAGCTTACCACCACCATCTCAGGAAGAGATGACTCAGGGGCTGTATGAGAGAGTTATTGTAAATCTTCCAAAACTAATAG AAAAGAATGGAACTATACCATCAGACCAATGGACTACATGGATAAACATAGAGAGAAACCCTGAAGGCAATTCTGTGACGGTGAAATTTGGATTAGCAAAGGATCCATATGTATTTGATCAATATAAAGTAAGGCTGTATTCCTACAATGACTCCAGAAATGATGCTGACACAATGGTTTATCAA ACTCTATCGATGACAGTAGGTGAATACACCTTTCTTAATGTTCCTGCTGGGATGTATAATGTGTCT GTAAGACCAGATGATCCATATTTTCAACAATTTGGCAAATGTCAATGCTACAGTAGAGATTCTTCTTTTGGAAAGTCATGCACCTCATGTACAACATCATGGTCATCATCGTTTGATGTCAAAG CTTCTTCATCAAAGCCAGAACCCACAACTCCTCCTGTATCATATGCCTTCACAGGCTTGATTGTAGGTGCTGTGTTGGGTGGAATCTTCTTTGTCGTCATTTTCGTTCTTCTAGGATGCTGGCTGTGCAatgagcaaagaaagaaaaagcataaaT ATTTTGACAGctcttcaaagaaaaattgtggGCCAGCTATACCTTTGACATTTCCAGAAACAG ATTTTAAACCAAAGGATCCTCCTGCAATACGGCTTAGGAAGGTGTTCTTGCTGGCATCTGATGATCACGAGTACCACACACAGGCTGTTGAGAGATTTGCTGACTTCCTGCGTGTACATTGTCAGGTTGTTGTTAGCTTTGCACCACAGTGTCTCTCCGAGATCCGCGCACAGAATGCCTACTGCTGGCTGGCTGCTAAAATTGAAGAATCAGACAATGTTCTTATTGTGGTCTCAAAG GGAGCTAACTCTTTGTACCAAGCTTTCCAGAAAGGACTTACCTACAAAAGAGAAGATTTTGGACCTGAAGGAGATCTCTTTACTCCAGGCATACAACATATTTGTGGAATGATTGCTCGCAATGTAGATGTCAGCAAAATTCTGACGGTGCACTTTGAGTACACACCTTCTGACTGCTGCCTGCCCATTGCAGCTTTGCCATCATCCATGTACTTGCTTCCAAAACATCTGTCATCACTTCTCCAGCAAATTCACAAGTTAAATGGCAGAAATGAGGATTTAACAAAG GTGAATCTACCTCTGCGGTGCAATGTTACTGAGCTCAAGGAGGGTAGTCAATGGATAGAGGCAGTGCAGAATGCCAAAGCGTTTGAGAAACAGCATATCAACTGGTTCTGTGGAAAGTTCAAGGCTTCTGAAGAATATCTGAAATCCAACCCACCTTACCTCTCTCAAGAATCTGGCTTCTATTCGGATGTTGGTAGCATTCATTCTAGAAATTCTACAGGATCTCTCTGCCAAGATATATTTGTATCTGACATGAGCAATTTCACAAAAGATGACTTTATAGAGCCATCTGTGTATAGCGTCTATACAATCATTCCTGCCCATGGCTACAACCAAGATGAAGTGGATGACAGGGCATCATGTCTGAGTGAGCAGATGAAGAAGATAAACCAACGCTATGAAAACTTTCTTCAAGAAGAACAGACACAGTGTTTGAAGACTGCTGAAACAGAATCGGTCATGCACcagcaaatgcatttgctaAATGCAATCAATGAGGCAGCATGGGGACAGGGGATGGACAATGTGTATGATGAAGCTGACAGTGTGAGTGTCATTTCTGCACAGAGTGTATGA
- the LOC112569744 gene encoding uncharacterized protein LOC112569744 isoform X1 — translation MDSANILCLVLLGLLGFPFSALGENCTKYMQIFENGTEVNASGCTFYTTGSCKNGANSLPNGLSNGSSVDKPRNFTTEVYVDNNYAFEGKEYIVPGIIFRWNVPLSALSRENTRGYWLELKEVQSANVICRVIDLSEYNLLLTSHFQLKLFPISKPSPISYLVQLYSLPPPSQEEMTQGLYERVIVNLPKLIEKNGTIPSDQWTTWINIERNPEGNSVTVKFGLAKDPYVFDQYKVRLYSYNDSRNDADTMVYQTLSMTVGEYTFLNVPAGMYNVSVRPDDPYFQQFGKCQCYSRDSSFGKSCTSCTTSWSSSFDVKGYLLPTSVLESTTSILASTTSMPKPTFMSTASSSKPEPTTPPVSYAFTGLIVGAVLGGIFFVVIFVLLGCWLCNEQRKKKHKYFDSSSKKNCGPAIPLTFPETDFKPKDPPAIRLRKVFLLASDDHEYHTQAVERFADFLRVHCQVVVSFAPQCLSEIRAQNAYCWLAAKIEESDNVLIVVSKGANSLYQAFQKGLTYKREDFGPEGDLFTPGIQHICGMIARNVDVSKILTVHFEYTPSDCCLPIAALPSSMYLLPKHLSSLLQQIHKLNGRNEDLTKVNLPLRCNVTELKEGSQWIEAVQNAKAFEKQHINWFCGKFKASEEYLKSNPPYLSQESGFYSDVGSIHSRNSTGSLCQDIFVSDMSNFTKDDFIEPSVYSVYTIIPAHGYNQDEVDDRASCLSEQMKKINQRYENFLQEEQTQCLKTAETESVMHQQMHLLNAINEAAWGQGMDNVYDEADSVSVISAQSV, via the exons ATGGATTCGGCAAATATTCTCTGCTTGGTGCTTCTTGGATTACTGGGATTTCCCTTCTCCGCACTAGGAGAAAACTGCACAAAGTACATGCAGATATTCGAGAATGGCACGGAG GTCAATGCTTCTGGCTGCACTTTCTATACGACAGGCa GCTGCAAAAATGGGGCAAACAGTCTTCCAAATGGTCTTAGTAATGGAAGTTCTGTAGACAAGCCCAGAAACTTCACCACAGAAGTGTATGTAGATAACAATTATGCATTTGAAGGCAAGGAATACATTGTCCCAGGAATTATCTTCAGATGGAATGTGCCTTTAAGTG CATTGAGTCGAGAGAATACCAGAGGATATTGGCTAGAACTGAAGGAAGTTCAAAGTGCAAATGTGATATGCAGAGTCATTGACTTATCTGAATACAATCTGCTTCTT ACTTCACATTTTCAGCTGAAACTTTTTCCAATAAGTAAGCCATCACCAATATCCTACCTTGTCCAGCTTTACAGCTTACCACCACCATCTCAGGAAGAGATGACTCAGGGGCTGTATGAGAGAGTTATTGTAAATCTTCCAAAACTAATAG AAAAGAATGGAACTATACCATCAGACCAATGGACTACATGGATAAACATAGAGAGAAACCCTGAAGGCAATTCTGTGACGGTGAAATTTGGATTAGCAAAGGATCCATATGTATTTGATCAATATAAAGTAAGGCTGTATTCCTACAATGACTCCAGAAATGATGCTGACACAATGGTTTATCAA ACTCTATCGATGACAGTAGGTGAATACACCTTTCTTAATGTTCCTGCTGGGATGTATAATGTGTCT GTAAGACCAGATGATCCATATTTTCAACAATTTGGCAAATGTCAATGCTACAGTAGAGATTCTTCTTTTGGAAAGTCATGCACCTCATGTACAACATCATGGTCATCATCGTTTGATGTCAAAG GTTATCTTCTTCCTACATCCGTTTTAGAATCAACAACATCCATTTTAGCATCAACAACATCCATGCCCAAACCTACATTTATGTCTACAGCTTCTTCATCAAAGCCAGAACCCACAACTCCTCCTGTATCATATGCCTTCACAGGCTTGATTGTAGGTGCTGTGTTGGGTGGAATCTTCTTTGTCGTCATTTTCGTTCTTCTAGGATGCTGGCTGTGCAatgagcaaagaaagaaaaagcataaaT ATTTTGACAGctcttcaaagaaaaattgtggGCCAGCTATACCTTTGACATTTCCAGAAACAG ATTTTAAACCAAAGGATCCTCCTGCAATACGGCTTAGGAAGGTGTTCTTGCTGGCATCTGATGATCACGAGTACCACACACAGGCTGTTGAGAGATTTGCTGACTTCCTGCGTGTACATTGTCAGGTTGTTGTTAGCTTTGCACCACAGTGTCTCTCCGAGATCCGCGCACAGAATGCCTACTGCTGGCTGGCTGCTAAAATTGAAGAATCAGACAATGTTCTTATTGTGGTCTCAAAG GGAGCTAACTCTTTGTACCAAGCTTTCCAGAAAGGACTTACCTACAAAAGAGAAGATTTTGGACCTGAAGGAGATCTCTTTACTCCAGGCATACAACATATTTGTGGAATGATTGCTCGCAATGTAGATGTCAGCAAAATTCTGACGGTGCACTTTGAGTACACACCTTCTGACTGCTGCCTGCCCATTGCAGCTTTGCCATCATCCATGTACTTGCTTCCAAAACATCTGTCATCACTTCTCCAGCAAATTCACAAGTTAAATGGCAGAAATGAGGATTTAACAAAG GTGAATCTACCTCTGCGGTGCAATGTTACTGAGCTCAAGGAGGGTAGTCAATGGATAGAGGCAGTGCAGAATGCCAAAGCGTTTGAGAAACAGCATATCAACTGGTTCTGTGGAAAGTTCAAGGCTTCTGAAGAATATCTGAAATCCAACCCACCTTACCTCTCTCAAGAATCTGGCTTCTATTCGGATGTTGGTAGCATTCATTCTAGAAATTCTACAGGATCTCTCTGCCAAGATATATTTGTATCTGACATGAGCAATTTCACAAAAGATGACTTTATAGAGCCATCTGTGTATAGCGTCTATACAATCATTCCTGCCCATGGCTACAACCAAGATGAAGTGGATGACAGGGCATCATGTCTGAGTGAGCAGATGAAGAAGATAAACCAACGCTATGAAAACTTTCTTCAAGAAGAACAGACACAGTGTTTGAAGACTGCTGAAACAGAATCGGTCATGCACcagcaaatgcatttgctaAATGCAATCAATGAGGCAGCATGGGGACAGGGGATGGACAATGTGTATGATGAAGCTGACAGTGTGAGTGTCATTTCTGCACAGAGTGTATGA
- the LOC112569754 gene encoding uncharacterized protein LOC112569754 isoform X2, with protein sequence MQQCPPPLPYSLPPVVHPRVSPNSGCRQSSTSALPLQLQSAFSGCRPFGTHTPLEAQLEKLGQQVEKLGQQVEKLGQQQLSLLEEIKNDINNMKRRLARLEAQHQEKEVTGGKLPEGFQFPLTSAEDVDHLERDLMTEPGKRTRLECHLAMRGGSTLKQVVKTMLSTLFSTELARNYNFNGLKGKRGLKNHPFLLQTIQDAARKSYPHATDADMQVHMSTWLSGARDRENGRRERADLSKSVHMHCSEMDHE encoded by the exons ATGCAGCagtgtccaccaccattgccatactctctACCACCAGTTGTCCATCCTCGGGTGTCCCCAAATAGCGGCTGTAGACAAAGTTCTACTTCAGCTTTGCCGCTACAGCTCCAGAGCGCATTCTCTGGTTGTCGTCCGTTTGGGACCCACacccccttggaag CTCAACTAGAGAAACTTGGACAGCAGGTAGAGAAACTTGGACAGCAGGTAGAGAAACTTGGACAGCAGCAACTATCTCTCCTGGAAGAgattaaaaatgatataaacaatatgaaaagGAGGCTTGCAAGGTTGGAAGCACAACACCAGGAAAAAGAGGTGACAGGAGGAAAACTTCCTGAAGGATTTCAGTTTCCCTTAACATCTGCAGAGGATGTTGACCACCTGGAGCGGGATTTGATGACAGAGCCAGGAAAACGGACacgcttg gaatgccatttAGCCATGCGTGGAGGATCCACTTTAAAGCAGGTAGTGAAAACCATGCTATCTACACTATTTTCTACTGAGTTAGCACGAAAttacaacttcaatggtctGAAGGGGAAAAGGGGACTCAAAAACCAcccctttcttttacaaacaataCAGG atgctgcaaggaAAAGCTATCCCCATGCCACAGATGCTGACATGCAGGTGCACATGTCCACGTGGTTATCAGGTGCTCGGGATCGAGAGaatgggaggagggagagggctGATCTGTCCAAGTCAGTACACATGCATTGTTCTGAGATGGACCATGAGTAA
- the LOC112569687 gene encoding uncharacterized protein LOC112569687 isoform X1 has translation MFAIKIQCVAQVVIIFLLLMGPVHPATGGGKNCTDLRIMDDEDEVNNGDCILFDNCNSDVSTLPDHLWKGLSVDGPRDFQIKTFVEEDYYYSLDNSTYVMPGIRFIWKVPASGISRSGTKGYWLLLKQVNSNNVVCRVFDLSRYNLRSPNIFFLFTLFPLNYSLSTSFVVQINSLPPPSEAEIIQDSSGQRSVSIPAAQKKEAVLNPDQWTTWINLATDPKRGSVKVIFGFADRSFGFEEYKVRLNTAEYLTTVKEASVFQVHTKLQGEYIFENIESGNYVVSVTPEEVYPGDHKQCVCYSIEVFGRNCRPCTKSVTSEFEIRGKSTPLTGMPTISFPSDVNQSSAPAKHPSTTLHPQKVTSKSSTASTEKLNMSEPYPSGQLFTKSTPKPTFSSSLGIFTGTEQSGPSIAGAAVGGVALVALLLFTGCWFWRKKQTAVKKNDSNNSRSVDSGLDHSSVFFQDVDVIEPDLTPSCPVSIQQKRVLLLAAEDHVYHIQAVERFANFLSVHCRCNVSFAPQCLSEIQEQNSYCWLSSIIDHADYVLIITSKAARCLYLAFQKGLSYRRDIFGPHGDLFTPGIQHICGMIARNVSVHKILTVQFEYTTSNYHLPIAALPSFVYQLPRHLSSLLQHIHKLNKHSMEMLKGSLPLECSPLDLLEGRLWMEAIEKAKSFEKNHINWFEERFDKPVEISKSIQQVEDDSGYNTNSFHTRSVLRPVHHVSSVSLSDICVCEMEDNTVQNFSITKDDFFEPSMYSTFTVMPTSSCLQEEIDDTESFLSKHMHKFNQQYEEQLQIEQSFPIAHSLDQESPIIHQQHLQVPFSETIQKNAQGFSEVLVNHENVSPDSITVLSSESV, from the exons ATGTTCGCCATCAAGATACAGTGTGTCGCGCAAGTAGTTATAATTTTTCTGCTGCTGATGGGTCCTGTACACCCTGCCACAGGTGGTGGCAAAAATTGTACGGATTTGCGAATAATGGACGATGAGGATGAG GTGAATAATGGTGACTGCATTTTATTTGACA ACTGCAACAGTGATGTTAGTACCCTACCAGATCATCTTTGGAAGGGCTTGTCTGTGGATGGGCCTAGAGATTTTCAGATTAAAACATTTGTGGAggaggattattattattccctgGACAACAGCACATATGTTATGCCTGGAATCAGGTTCATATGGAAAGTGCCAGCAAGTG GAATTAGTCGTAGTGGTACCAAGGGGTACTGGTTGCTGCTAAAGCAAGTTAATAGTAACAATGTTGTATGCAGAGTCTTTGATCTTTCAAGATACAACTTGAGAAGTCCT aatatctttttcttgttcactCTGTTCCCACTTAACTACAGCTTGTCAACATCATTTGTCGTCCAAATTAATAGTCTACCACCACCATCTGAAGCTGAGATCATCCAGGATTCCAGTGGACAGCGTAGTGTGTCTATTCCTGCAGCTCAAA AGAAAGAAGCAGTATTAAATCCAGACCAGTGGACCACTTGGATAAACTTAGCGACGGATCCCAAAAGAGGGTCTGTGAAAGTCATCTTTGGATTTGCGGATAGGAGTTTTGGTTTTGAGGAATATAAAGTGCGTCTAAACACAGCTGAATATCTCACCACAGTGAAAGAGGCATCTGTATTCCAA GTGCACACAAAACTGCAAGGagaatatatatttgaaaatattgaaagtgGAAACTATGTTGTTTCA GTAACACCTGAAGAAGTTTATCCTGGTGACCACAAACAATGTGTATGCTATTCTATAGAAGTGTTTGGAAGGAACTGCAGACCTTGCACAAAATCAGTAACATCTGAGTTTGAAATTAGAG GAAAGTCAACACCTTTGACAGGAATGCCCACTATATCATTTCCTTCTGATGTAAATCAAAGCTCTGCACCTGCAAAACATCCATCAACAACACTTCATCCTCAAAAGGTCACATCAAAATCATCAACTGCTAGCACTGAAAAGCTGAACATGTCTGAACCATATCCATCAGGACAACTGTTCACCAAGTCCACACCAAAACCAACATTCAGCAGCAGCCTTGGCATTTTCACGGGCACAGAACAAAGTGGACCTTCGATAGCTGGTGCTGCAGTGGGTGGAGTGGCATTGGTTGCACTTTTACTATTTACTGGTTGCTGGTTTTGGAGGAAAAAGCAAACGGCGGTAAAGAAAAATG aTTCCAATAACAGCAGATCTGTGGATAGCGGACTTGATCATTCATCGGTGTTTTTCCAAGATGTTGATGTCATAGAACCTg ATCTAACACCGTCTTGTCCTGTCTCTATACAACAAAAGAGAgtgctgctgttggctgctgagGATCATGTCTACCACATCCAGGCTGTCGAGAGGTTCGCCAACTTCTTGAGTGTCCACTGCAGGTGCAATGTTAGCTTTGCACCTCAGTGTTTGTCGGAGATACAGGAACAAAACAGCTATTGCTGGCTTTCATCAATTATTGATCATGCTGACTATGTTCTTATCATCACCTCAAAG GCTGCACGCTGCCTCTATCTAGCCTTCCAAAAGGGACTCTCATACCGAAGAGACATCTTTGGGCCTCATGGAGACCTGTTCACTCCTGGTATTCAGCACATCTGTGGAATGATAGCACGCAACGTATCTGTTCACAAAATTCTGACAGTGCAATTTGAATACACAACATCCAACTACCATTTGCCAATTGCAGCTTTACCATCTTTTGTGTACCAGCTTCCAAGACACCTGTCATCACTATTGCAACATATACACAAATTAAATAAGCACAGTATGGAGATGTTAAAG GGTAGTCTGCCTTTGGAGTGCAGTCCCTTGGATCTTCTTGAAGGCCGCCTTTGGATGGAAGCAATAGAGAAAGCAAAATCATTTGAGAAAAATCATATTAACTGGTTTGAAGAGAGGTTTGACAAACCAGTGGAAATATCAAAATCAATTCAACAGGTTGAGGATGACTCTGGTTATAATACCAACAGTTTTCACACCAGGTCTGTTCTTAGACCAGTGCATCATGTGTCTTCAGTCTCACTgtcagatatatgtgtgtgtgagatggaaGACAATACAGTTCAGAATTTTTCAATCACAAAAGATGACTTCTTTGAGCCATCTATGTACAGTACCTTTACAGTTATGCCaacttcaagctgtttgcaaGAAGAGATTGATGACACTGAGTCCTTTTTGAGCAAGCACATGCACAAGTTTAATCAGCAATATGAAGAGCAGCTGCAAATAGAACAAAGTTTTCCCATTGCACATTCCTTAGACCAGGAATCACCAATTATTCATCAGCAACATTTACAAGTTCCTTTCAGTGAGACTATTCAGAAAAATGCTCAGGGTTTCAGCGAAGTGTTAGTCAACCATGAAAATGTTAGTCCAGACAGTATCACTGTTCTGTCATCAGAGAGTGTGTGA
- the LOC112569754 gene encoding uncharacterized protein LOC112569754 isoform X1, producing MKSNLATFYCFHEGNYQAASQICERLKDMSEVESDDTNAPTQTKRPRITPIRFRETQLTDSEGEKNAEETLCDDYSMQQCPPPLPYSLPPVVHPRVSPNSGCRQSSTSALPLQLQSAFSGCRPFGTHTPLEAQLEKLGQQVEKLGQQVEKLGQQQLSLLEEIKNDINNMKRRLARLEAQHQEKEVTGGKLPEGFQFPLTSAEDVDHLERDLMTEPGKRTRLECHLAMRGGSTLKQVVKTMLSTLFSTELARNYNFNGLKGKRGLKNHPFLLQTIQDAARKSYPHATDADMQVHMSTWLSGARDRENGRRERADLSKSVHMHCSEMDHE from the exons atgaaatcTAATTTGGCTACTTTTTACTGTTTCCATGAAGGTAACTACCAAGCAGCTAGCCAAATCTGCGAGAGACTGAAAGacatgtcggaggtggagagtgacgacacaaatgctcccactcaaacAAAAAGGCCaaggataactccgattagatttcg GGAAACACAGCTAACagacagcgaaggagagaagaatgccGAGGAAACACTATGTGATGACTATTCAATGCAGCagtgtccaccaccattgccatactctctACCACCAGTTGTCCATCCTCGGGTGTCCCCAAATAGCGGCTGTAGACAAAGTTCTACTTCAGCTTTGCCGCTACAGCTCCAGAGCGCATTCTCTGGTTGTCGTCCGTTTGGGACCCACacccccttggaag CTCAACTAGAGAAACTTGGACAGCAGGTAGAGAAACTTGGACAGCAGGTAGAGAAACTTGGACAGCAGCAACTATCTCTCCTGGAAGAgattaaaaatgatataaacaatatgaaaagGAGGCTTGCAAGGTTGGAAGCACAACACCAGGAAAAAGAGGTGACAGGAGGAAAACTTCCTGAAGGATTTCAGTTTCCCTTAACATCTGCAGAGGATGTTGACCACCTGGAGCGGGATTTGATGACAGAGCCAGGAAAACGGACacgcttg gaatgccatttAGCCATGCGTGGAGGATCCACTTTAAAGCAGGTAGTGAAAACCATGCTATCTACACTATTTTCTACTGAGTTAGCACGAAAttacaacttcaatggtctGAAGGGGAAAAGGGGACTCAAAAACCAcccctttcttttacaaacaataCAGG atgctgcaaggaAAAGCTATCCCCATGCCACAGATGCTGACATGCAGGTGCACATGTCCACGTGGTTATCAGGTGCTCGGGATCGAGAGaatgggaggagggagagggctGATCTGTCCAAGTCAGTACACATGCATTGTTCTGAGATGGACCATGAGTAA